A single bacterium DNA region contains:
- a CDS encoding DUF1854 domain-containing protein, whose product MSQSASEREKSQIRVLEPNKVRVVRREGGALELRYEEEVYYPIRVKHAFPLTNPENYIVFLTEHGKQIGMVEDLNKLDEESKKNILEELDTVFFIPQIKKIFWIRERFGSSKWKVETDRGVKEFSTRSLHESVKEVEDGHIIITDTEGLQYEIKNIDELPPKSKKILLGVI is encoded by the coding sequence TTGTCGCAATCGGCGTCTGAGAGGGAAAAGTCCCAAATTAGAGTACTGGAGCCCAACAAGGTCAGGGTCGTCCGCCGGGAAGGCGGAGCCCTGGAGCTCAGATACGAAGAGGAGGTGTATTATCCAATAAGGGTTAAGCACGCCTTCCCACTTACAAATCCCGAGAACTACATCGTTTTCCTCACCGAGCACGGCAAACAAATCGGTATGGTTGAGGATTTGAATAAATTGGACGAGGAATCCAAAAAAAATATCTTAGAGGAGCTTGACACTGTCTTCTTCATCCCCCAAATAAAAAAGATTTTTTGGATTAGAGAGCGGTTCGGCAGCTCAAAGTGGAAGGTGGAGACGGATAGAGGGGTCAAGGAATTCTCTACTCGTTCCCTCCACGAGAGCGTTAAGGAAGTTGAGGATGGACACATAATCATCACTGATACGGAAGGTTTGCAATATGAGATAAAGAATATAGACGAACTTCCACCCAAAAGCAAAAAGATTTTGTTGGGCGTGATTTGA
- a CDS encoding glycoside hydrolase family 127 protein → MKTSSLIYKIIKLVVLMNFPHIAYPSEGFIPPAKPFPLEAVKLLDSPFKRAMQLDAEYLLSLEPDRLLAGFREEANLKPKAPKYGGWESTQVAGHTLGHYLSACSMMFADTGDERFRQRVAYIVDELEGCQNAHGDGYLSAIPEGKKMFEELSKGNLEPYLHFWAPWYVIHKLLAGLLDAHRYCGNEKALKIACKLADWVEATLKNLNEEQIQQMLSNEHGGMVESLAELYARTKDERYLALSKRFYHQAVMDLLLKGIDCLPGLHGNTQIPKVIGMARLYELTGEGKYRIISEFFWDRVVQHHSYVVGGFTSGEVFGPPDQLNDRLTDNTAETCKTYNLLKLTKHLFSWQPSAEKADYYERALYNHILASQHPKTGMMIYYLPLRPGAFKVYSTPFDSFWCCVGTGMENHARYGEFIYFHRDDALFVNLFIPSELMWKEKNLTLRLETKFPEEENVSLLFSPSKPIELTIYVRAPGWVKGTPLLSVNGEEYPISAMPGSYIALRRVWEKGDRIELRLPMGLHTEALPDNPNRQAILYGPIVLAGDLGSPEEPEPIVPAFVTQDKPLDEWLKPVKGKPLHFRTVGVGKPRDVELYPLYLLHDRRYTVYWDFLTPSEWREREKEIKAEQELIKDIEERTIDRVLIGNEKSEKEHNLKGEKTGAGVFGAEHWRHSVDGGWFSYVMRVEPDRENQLAVKYWGSDAGGRVFDILIDGVVIGKQELKRNKPGRFFYVIYPIPEELTKGKDKVEVKFRAEAGKMAGGIFDLRVLRK, encoded by the coding sequence ATGAAAACATCTTCGCTTATCTACAAAATCATAAAGTTGGTGGTGCTTATGAATTTCCCTCACATCGCTTACCCCTCTGAAGGCTTTATCCCTCCAGCTAAGCCTTTCCCCCTTGAGGCTGTTAAGCTCCTGGATAGCCCTTTCAAAAGAGCCATGCAATTGGATGCCGAATATCTCCTCAGCCTTGAACCCGACCGCCTCCTCGCCGGCTTCCGAGAAGAGGCAAACCTTAAACCCAAAGCTCCCAAATACGGCGGATGGGAATCAACTCAAGTGGCAGGACATACCCTCGGGCATTATCTCTCCGCCTGCTCTATGATGTTCGCCGATACAGGAGACGAGAGATTCCGCCAAAGGGTCGCTTATATAGTTGATGAGTTGGAGGGATGCCAGAACGCGCACGGCGATGGATATCTTTCAGCTATCCCCGAGGGCAAGAAGATGTTTGAGGAACTCTCAAAGGGAAATCTTGAACCCTACCTCCATTTCTGGGCGCCCTGGTATGTAATCCATAAGCTATTAGCTGGTCTATTGGATGCCCATCGCTATTGCGGAAACGAGAAGGCTCTCAAAATAGCCTGCAAGCTTGCCGATTGGGTTGAAGCTACCCTGAAAAACCTCAATGAAGAACAAATTCAACAGATGCTCTCAAATGAACATGGGGGAATGGTTGAATCTCTTGCAGAGCTTTACGCAAGGACAAAAGATGAAAGATATCTCGCTCTTTCTAAACGCTTCTATCATCAAGCCGTAATGGACCTCCTCCTAAAGGGAATAGATTGCCTGCCAGGTCTCCACGGAAACACGCAAATCCCTAAGGTAATAGGCATGGCCAGGCTTTACGAGCTCACCGGCGAGGGAAAATATCGTATTATCTCGGAATTCTTTTGGGATAGGGTGGTTCAGCATCATTCCTATGTCGTGGGAGGATTCACCTCCGGCGAGGTATTCGGCCCTCCCGACCAATTAAACGACCGCCTCACTGACAACACGGCAGAAACTTGCAAAACTTATAACTTGCTAAAACTCACAAAGCATCTCTTTAGCTGGCAACCCTCCGCCGAGAAAGCGGATTACTATGAAAGAGCCCTTTATAACCACATCCTCGCCTCCCAACATCCGAAAACTGGTATGATGATTTATTATCTTCCCCTTCGTCCCGGGGCATTCAAGGTTTACTCCACTCCATTTGATTCCTTTTGGTGCTGTGTTGGAACGGGAATGGAAAACCATGCCCGGTATGGCGAGTTCATTTATTTCCATAGAGATGATGCCCTTTTTGTCAACCTCTTCATTCCCTCCGAGCTCATGTGGAAGGAAAAGAACCTCACGCTACGCTTGGAGACTAAATTTCCCGAGGAGGAAAATGTCAGCCTCCTCTTTTCTCCCTCCAAGCCCATTGAGCTCACCATCTATGTCCGTGCCCCTGGTTGGGTCAAAGGTACTCCTCTATTGAGCGTCAACGGAGAGGAATACCCCATAAGTGCAATGCCCGGAAGCTATATTGCGCTCAGAAGGGTATGGGAAAAGGGCGATAGAATAGAGCTTCGTTTACCGATGGGATTGCATACGGAGGCTCTGCCCGACAATCCCAATAGGCAAGCCATTCTTTACGGACCGATTGTCCTCGCCGGAGATTTAGGCTCTCCTGAAGAGCCTGAGCCAATCGTTCCCGCCTTCGTAACACAAGACAAACCGTTAGATGAATGGCTAAAGCCAGTAAAAGGGAAACCACTTCACTTCCGAACCGTTGGAGTGGGAAAACCCAGGGATGTGGAGCTCTATCCCTTATATCTTCTTCACGATAGACGCTACACGGTATATTGGGATTTCCTCACTCCATCCGAATGGAGGGAAAGGGAGAAGGAGATAAAGGCGGAGCAGGAATTGATCAAAGATATTGAAGAACGAACGATTGATAGGGTTTTGATAGGAAATGAGAAATCGGAGAAGGAACATAATTTGAAGGGGGAGAAGACGGGAGCGGGTGTGTTTGGGGCTGAACATTGGCGTCACTCAGTAGATGGAGGTTGGTTCTCTTACGTGATGAGGGTTGAGCCCGATAGGGAAAATCAGCTGGCGGTGAAATATTGGGGAAGCGATGCGGGAGGGAGGGTTTTTGATATTCTGATTGACGGGGTTGTGATAGGAAAGCAGGAGTTGAAGAGAAATAAGCCTGGAAGGTTCTTTTATGTGATATATCCGATACCCGAGGAATTGACAAAGGGCAAAGACAAGGTAGAGGTTAAGTTTCGGGCTGAAGCGGGGAAGATGGCTGGTGGGATATTTGATTTACGCGTATTGAGGAAATAG
- a CDS encoding ABC transporter ATP-binding protein, whose product MALKEEIPETIKELLREQGVTEEEILLALQSDLNEKGHFSPTWLIATKEKILVISTDTKPQLLQSLPLKDYKFFKAEVGIGGGFFSACSDGYERRLLRFTTATARKFQVAANALGKLVNEGQIPPDIVAEEETRKVCPKCGFPVDPVSGICPQCSPKGAVVRRLLSYIKPYYPTILILISLLLLGTAFEVISPLVSRNMIDKALVVREPTPTETRLALLKAYVLLMAGLGIGSMLLSIFQQRIYAFLGNRVLFDIRRQLFEHLQFLSVSYYDKRQVGAVMSRVTQDTSALQEFLGWHIPFLFSQMVLLLGIGAVMISLNWRIALLVLVPTPAVAFLTRFMGRKIHRLFHRVWDRWSKVIAVLNSALAGIRVVKAFAQEEREAQRFKERAEELTWNTIWAEQLWATYMPPLFFLFGATPLLVWYFGGKQLILDPYHMSMGTLQAFISYTFMILGPIQAVTRVINWLNRALAATERVFEILDTPPEVLDDENAIPMPRIEGRVEFRNVTFGYDKYLPVLHNVSFEVKPGEIIGLVGRSGAGKTTIINLICRFYEAQEGQVLIDGVDIRKIRLRDLRSQIAIVPQDAYVFAGTVRENIAYGKPDATLEEIIEAAKAANAHEFIMNLPYGYDTPIGERGVMISGGERQRIAIARAILKNPRILILDEATSLVDTETEKQIQEALDRLMQGRTVFAIAHRLSTLSNAHRLIVIEDGRIAEMGTHKELLQKKGIYYQLVKLQREMSRLVAIGV is encoded by the coding sequence ATGGCTTTGAAGGAGGAAATACCTGAAACTATAAAAGAGCTCCTAAGAGAGCAAGGGGTTACGGAGGAGGAAATCCTCCTTGCCCTCCAAAGCGACCTCAACGAGAAGGGACATTTCTCACCCACATGGCTTATCGCCACAAAGGAGAAAATCCTCGTAATTTCAACTGACACGAAGCCCCAGCTCCTCCAATCCCTGCCCTTAAAAGATTACAAGTTTTTTAAAGCAGAGGTAGGAATTGGAGGAGGATTTTTCTCCGCCTGTTCCGATGGTTATGAGAGGCGTCTCCTCCGCTTTACTACCGCCACGGCTCGCAAGTTCCAAGTAGCAGCAAATGCCCTTGGAAAGCTCGTTAATGAGGGACAGATTCCTCCCGATATAGTGGCCGAGGAAGAAACCAGGAAGGTTTGCCCTAAATGTGGATTTCCCGTTGACCCAGTCTCCGGCATTTGCCCCCAATGCTCCCCGAAGGGAGCAGTTGTTCGCCGGCTCCTCTCTTATATCAAACCCTATTATCCCACCATCTTGATTCTCATATCGCTTCTCCTTTTAGGGACTGCCTTTGAAGTAATCTCGCCCCTCGTGAGCCGAAATATGATTGATAAAGCGCTTGTAGTAAGAGAACCAACGCCCACAGAAACGAGATTGGCGTTGCTCAAAGCATATGTTCTATTGATGGCTGGCTTGGGCATCGGTTCAATGCTCCTCAGCATCTTCCAGCAAAGGATATACGCGTTTTTAGGCAACAGAGTTCTATTTGATATCAGAAGGCAGCTCTTTGAGCATCTCCAATTTTTGAGCGTGAGTTATTACGATAAGAGACAAGTTGGGGCGGTGATGAGCAGGGTTACGCAGGATACAAGCGCTCTGCAGGAATTCCTCGGATGGCACATCCCCTTCCTCTTTTCCCAGATGGTCCTCTTGTTGGGGATAGGTGCGGTTATGATATCTTTAAACTGGCGGATTGCACTGTTGGTTCTCGTTCCTACTCCAGCCGTAGCTTTTCTTACAAGGTTTATGGGGAGAAAAATCCATCGCCTCTTCCACCGAGTTTGGGATAGATGGTCAAAGGTCATCGCTGTTTTGAATAGCGCTCTCGCTGGCATTAGAGTTGTGAAAGCATTCGCCCAGGAGGAAAGGGAGGCACAAAGGTTCAAGGAAAGGGCAGAGGAACTAACTTGGAATACCATTTGGGCAGAACAACTCTGGGCAACCTATATGCCTCCCCTCTTCTTCCTCTTCGGTGCCACTCCTCTCTTGGTGTGGTATTTCGGAGGCAAGCAGCTTATTCTTGACCCATATCATATGTCAATGGGAACTTTGCAAGCCTTCATTTCTTACACCTTTATGATTCTCGGACCAATTCAAGCTGTTACCAGGGTGATAAATTGGCTGAATCGCGCCTTAGCCGCAACCGAGCGAGTATTTGAGATCTTGGATACGCCCCCTGAGGTGCTTGACGATGAAAATGCCATCCCTATGCCGAGAATTGAGGGCAGGGTTGAGTTTCGCAATGTCACTTTTGGCTACGATAAGTATCTCCCCGTCTTGCACAATGTGTCTTTTGAGGTCAAGCCTGGGGAGATAATCGGGCTGGTGGGGAGAAGTGGAGCGGGGAAGACCACTATAATCAATCTCATTTGCAGATTCTACGAAGCTCAAGAAGGGCAAGTCCTCATAGATGGCGTTGATATAAGGAAGATAAGATTGAGGGACCTGCGCAGTCAGATTGCGATTGTCCCTCAGGATGCCTATGTGTTCGCTGGCACTGTCAGGGAGAATATAGCCTATGGGAAGCCCGATGCCACTTTGGAGGAGATTATTGAGGCTGCAAAAGCGGCAAACGCTCATGAGTTCATTATGAATCTCCCCTACGGCTACGATACACCAATAGGTGAGAGGGGGGTGATGATTTCGGGAGGCGAGAGGCAAAGGATTGCTATAGCGAGGGCTATACTGAAGAATCCCCGCATACTCATTCTTGACGAGGCGACTTCTCTTGTAGATACGGAAACGGAGAAGCAGATTCAGGAGGCCCTTGACCGCTTGATGCAAGGGAGGACAGTTTTCGCCATTGCCCATCGCCTTTCAACTTTAAGCAACGCTCACAGGTTAATAGTAATTGAGGATGGGAGAATCGCGGAAATGGGCACCCATAAAGAGCTCCTGCAGAAGAAGGGAATCTACTATCAGCTTGTGAAGTTGCAGAGGGAGATGTCTCGCCTTGTCGCAATCGGCGTCTGA